From a single Calothrix sp. NIES-2098 genomic region:
- a CDS encoding thiamine pyrophosphate binding domain-containing protein — MAKFTVSDYLLLRLEQIGINHIFGVAGDYNMEFLDYIVHHNNIELIPACNELNASYAADGYGRINGVAALVTTFGVGELSAINGIAGAYAERVPVVAITGSPATTIQARGSLVHHTLGTGDFSIFARMYEQVTVAQAYLTAENATTEIDRVLGICLLKKLPVYISIPMDVAQHEVAAPSDSLKPPVFESERPTLAEAVDNCVSILEQASQPVILADIGVARYQLHEQLRKLLTATGYPYATMNMGKGLLEETHPQFIGIYNGAASEESVKKRIEQADCVLSIGALMTDFNTGKFSAKLDPSRTIEVHGEYVKVKHAVYNNVAMADMLSALSQRLQHRDPQTLNFKSATENLDTGFTTPFDAKSSAAITQQRFWHRFAHFLQENDIIVAETGTCLFGAAIAPLPKGATFIGQVLWGSIGYSVGALLGCCVAAPQRRSILLVGDGSFQMTGQELSTILRYNLKPIIFLINNDGYTIERDIHGERMPYNDIQPWKYHQLVEVFAGNGWGIKVSTEFELETALQRAEQNHDQLAFIEVVMDKMDSPEILLKMLQQ; from the coding sequence ATGGCAAAGTTTACTGTTAGCGACTATCTATTGCTTCGTCTAGAGCAAATTGGCATCAACCATATTTTCGGTGTCGCTGGAGACTACAATATGGAGTTTCTCGACTATATTGTTCACCACAATAATATTGAGTTGATTCCTGCTTGCAACGAACTTAACGCCTCTTATGCTGCCGATGGCTATGGTCGAATAAATGGTGTAGCGGCATTGGTAACTACATTTGGGGTTGGCGAACTCAGCGCTATTAATGGTATCGCTGGTGCCTATGCTGAACGCGTTCCTGTTGTAGCGATTACTGGTTCTCCAGCCACTACAATTCAAGCACGCGGTTCGCTTGTCCATCATACGCTTGGTACTGGTGATTTCTCGATATTTGCCAGAATGTATGAACAGGTAACGGTGGCTCAAGCATATTTAACAGCAGAAAATGCCACAACCGAAATTGACAGAGTTTTGGGTATCTGTCTTTTGAAAAAGTTACCCGTTTACATTTCCATACCTATGGATGTTGCTCAACATGAAGTAGCAGCACCATCTGATTCTTTAAAACCCCCTGTATTTGAGAGCGAACGCCCTACCTTAGCTGAAGCAGTTGATAATTGTGTAAGCATACTAGAACAAGCTTCCCAACCCGTAATTCTGGCTGATATTGGTGTGGCTCGTTATCAGTTGCACGAGCAATTGCGGAAACTGCTAACAGCTACTGGATATCCTTATGCCACGATGAACATGGGAAAAGGATTGCTAGAAGAAACCCATCCCCAATTCATTGGCATATATAATGGTGCTGCCAGTGAGGAATCTGTGAAAAAACGTATTGAACAGGCAGATTGTGTTTTAAGTATCGGTGCTTTGATGACTGATTTCAACACAGGTAAATTTTCTGCCAAACTCGATCCGAGCCGAACTATTGAGGTGCATGGGGAGTATGTAAAAGTTAAACATGCTGTATACAACAATGTAGCTATGGCAGATATGCTGTCTGCTTTGAGTCAAAGGTTACAGCACCGCGATCCTCAAACACTCAACTTCAAGTCAGCAACAGAGAATTTGGATACTGGTTTTACAACTCCTTTCGATGCGAAATCTTCAGCAGCAATTACACAACAGCGTTTTTGGCATAGATTCGCTCATTTTCTCCAAGAAAATGACATTATCGTTGCCGAGACTGGAACTTGTTTGTTTGGGGCCGCGATCGCTCCTTTACCAAAAGGAGCTACCTTTATTGGTCAAGTACTTTGGGGTTCGATTGGTTACTCTGTTGGCGCATTACTTGGCTGTTGCGTCGCCGCACCACAACGCAGGTCTATCTTACTGGTTGGTGATGGGTCTTTCCAGATGACTGGACAAGAACTTTCAACCATCTTACGCTACAATCTCAAACCAATTATTTTTCTCATCAACAATGATGGATATACCATAGAGCGTGATATCCACGGTGAAAGAATGCCGTATAACGACATTCAACCTTGGAAGTATCATCAGCTCGTTGAAGTTTTCGCTGGTAACGGCTGGGGAATTAAAGTTAGTACCGAATTCGAGTTAGAGACAGCATTACAACGAGCCGAACAA
- a CDS encoding YcfA family protein, with protein sequence MPRKIRELKAQIAREGFVYLPKRGKGSHERWRHPLLRKTLTIPGKDGDDVPLYLEKQLEKLLVELKELKEEDEDS encoded by the coding sequence ATGCCCAGGAAGATTCGAGAGTTAAAAGCTCAGATTGCGCGTGAAGGATTTGTTTACTTACCTAAGCGCGGTAAGGGTAGCCATGAACGTTGGCGGCATCCTCTTCTTAGAAAAACACTGACAATCCCAGGCAAAGATGGAGATGATGTGCCACTCTACCTAGAGAAACAACTAGAAAAGTTACTGGTTGAACTAAAAGAGTTGAAGGAGGAAGACGAAGATTCATGA
- a CDS encoding translation elongation factor G codes for MIPRERIRNIGISAHIDSGKTTLSERILFYTGRIHAIEEVRGGGKGATMDFMPEEKLHGITITSAATTCQWHDTQINLIDTPGHVDFTIEVERALRVLDGAVMVLCAVAGVQSQSITVDRQMKRYRVPRIAFINKMDRLGANPFRVVQAMRDRLQLNAMLLQYPIGSEDQFQGVIDLIEMEASYYEGENGEHWMKKPIPDALVEEAQQAREKLLDALSFFSEPMTEILLAGEEVPKELIWQTIRQATLSLQLTPVLLGSAFKNKGVQNLLDAIALYLPSPIDREVVKTVESVSLYPNPDDPLVALAFKLTVESFGQLTYTRIYSGTVKQGDTVYNSRTGQRVQIGRLVRMHANKREEVKFAEAGDIIALLGVDCASGDTFCSGEPLVSLEKMYVPDPVITLAVTPKKQEDSDRLSKALNRFQKEDPTFKLSIDPESGATLISGMGELHLEIYLERIQREYNTEVYVGKPAVAYRETIGQKTNFDYRLKKQTGGSGQYAHVSGWIEPTDAPFVFESRVVGGAIPKEYIPACEKGFREAMQSGPLEGYPVTGVKVVLDGGSYHPVDSSELAFRSASHQALEDAIAKAKPYMLEPIMLVEVETPNEYLGRVQGDLSSRRGLLLGSETMQTYSIIRAEVPLSQMFGYSTDLRSQTAGMATFTMEFACYRQANNQ; via the coding sequence ATGATTCCCCGAGAACGCATCCGGAATATTGGTATTTCTGCTCACATTGACTCTGGTAAAACTACGCTATCAGAGCGAATTCTCTTCTACACAGGCAGAATCCATGCAATTGAAGAAGTACGGGGAGGCGGCAAGGGTGCAACAATGGACTTTATGCCAGAAGAAAAATTACACGGTATCACCATCACTTCAGCTGCTACCACCTGTCAGTGGCACGATACGCAAATTAACTTAATTGATACACCTGGACACGTGGATTTTACGATAGAAGTTGAGCGTGCCTTGCGGGTATTGGATGGAGCAGTCATGGTGCTGTGTGCTGTAGCGGGCGTGCAGTCCCAGTCGATTACGGTGGATCGGCAGATGAAGCGATATCGCGTACCGCGTATAGCATTTATCAACAAAATGGATCGCTTAGGTGCAAATCCGTTTCGGGTTGTACAAGCTATGCGCGATCGCTTGCAGTTAAATGCCATGTTGCTTCAGTATCCCATCGGTAGCGAAGACCAATTTCAAGGGGTAATTGACCTCATTGAAATGGAAGCCTCCTACTATGAGGGTGAGAACGGCGAACATTGGATGAAAAAGCCAATTCCTGACGCACTTGTGGAGGAAGCACAACAAGCAAGAGAAAAATTGCTCGATGCTTTGTCATTTTTCTCAGAACCGATGACTGAGATACTACTAGCAGGTGAAGAAGTTCCAAAAGAACTGATTTGGCAAACGATCCGCCAAGCCACTTTGAGCTTGCAACTAACACCAGTATTGCTGGGTTCGGCATTCAAAAACAAAGGAGTGCAGAACTTGTTAGATGCGATCGCGCTTTATCTGCCATCGCCTATCGATCGGGAAGTGGTCAAAACTGTAGAATCTGTCAGTCTTTACCCCAATCCTGACGATCCTTTAGTAGCGTTGGCGTTCAAACTCACTGTCGAGTCCTTTGGACAGTTAACTTACACCCGGATTTATTCAGGGACAGTGAAACAGGGCGATACTGTCTACAATTCCCGTACCGGACAACGAGTGCAAATTGGTCGGTTGGTGAGAATGCACGCTAACAAGCGAGAAGAGGTAAAATTTGCCGAAGCAGGGGATATTATCGCTCTGTTGGGTGTGGATTGTGCCTCTGGCGATACCTTTTGTAGTGGGGAACCACTGGTATCTTTAGAAAAAATGTATGTACCCGACCCAGTAATTACACTGGCTGTCACACCCAAAAAACAAGAAGATAGCGATCGCCTTTCCAAAGCACTCAACCGCTTTCAAAAAGAAGATCCCACCTTCAAATTGAGCATCGACCCAGAATCAGGAGCAACTCTGATTTCTGGTATGGGTGAACTCCATCTAGAAATCTACTTGGAGCGCATTCAACGGGAATATAACACTGAGGTATACGTTGGTAAACCCGCAGTCGCATACCGAGAAACAATTGGGCAAAAAACTAACTTCGACTATCGACTCAAGAAACAAACCGGGGGATCTGGTCAATACGCCCACGTCAGTGGATGGATTGAACCGACAGACGCGCCCTTTGTCTTTGAAAGCCGAGTAGTTGGAGGTGCAATTCCCAAAGAATATATTCCGGCTTGCGAGAAAGGTTTCCGCGAGGCGATGCAATCAGGCCCCTTGGAAGGTTATCCTGTCACCGGGGTAAAAGTCGTGCTGGACGGGGGTTCCTATCACCCAGTAGACTCTTCCGAATTGGCATTCCGGTCAGCCTCCCATCAAGCACTTGAGGATGCGATCGCCAAAGCCAAGCCCTATATGCTCGAACCAATTATGCTGGTAGAGGTGGAAACACCGAACGAGTATTTGGGTAGAGTGCAGGGCGATTTATCTTCCCGTCGCGGTTTGCTATTGGGTTCGGAAACAATGCAAACATACTCGATAATTCGGGCAGAAGTACCCCTATCGCAGATGTTTGGTTATTCTACAGACTTGCGATCGCAAACTGCGGGGATGGCGACTTTCACAATGGAATTTGCCTGTTACAGACAAGCTAATAACCAATAG
- a CDS encoding monooxygenase FAD-binding protein gives MNIPQTDTPINKIYDVVIVGAGPVGLATAVGLRKRGIDNILVIDQTRAFRQVGQVVDLLPNGLKALKCVDPNAYQAVKTASLTFTNYQQSDESNPPKASLEWVSKNFQGEKVRSISLLFDVWLSNYGEGRVSISWYDLQTSLRQLLPEDRVKPNHRCINIVDEPENGCVRLDCVSSASVEANPYAYWSDAQNDRDPQSQNLDNISQASITISFRAKLIVAADGINSTVRRILYADSATQAFAKPEYSGFAAIYCREIPHIPNELRSHLEEKFFAGSPILTVANYDLGDLTFSESPRMMLINRQGIGYLVHIAVPLDSVQGKSGSDLLDLTLQELEKAGYPDELKQLVRLSPPENIFQRPYYIHCAAISENIAPAWSAGRVVLVGDAAHGMPPFMAQGANQGFEDAMVITTLITNIAQANHWDNKQAIASAFKKYEQLRRPFMEYIQQATLTQFPNSSNQAWQEYNKTLYTRNFEQIIVELVV, from the coding sequence ATGAATATCCCCCAAACAGATACACCTATCAACAAAATCTACGATGTTGTTATAGTTGGTGCTGGGCCTGTTGGTTTAGCAACTGCTGTTGGTTTACGCAAACGTGGTATTGACAATATTTTGGTAATAGACCAAACTCGTGCTTTTCGTCAGGTTGGTCAGGTTGTGGATCTTCTGCCGAACGGGTTAAAAGCTCTCAAATGTGTAGATCCTAACGCATATCAAGCAGTTAAAACAGCGAGTCTGACTTTCACTAATTATCAGCAGTCTGACGAATCAAACCCTCCAAAAGCTTCACTAGAATGGGTATCTAAAAACTTTCAGGGAGAAAAAGTTCGGTCAATTTCTCTATTATTTGATGTTTGGTTGAGTAATTATGGTGAAGGTCGAGTTTCAATTTCTTGGTATGATTTGCAGACTAGTCTAAGGCAACTGCTTCCTGAAGACCGAGTTAAACCTAATCATCGTTGTATCAATATTGTGGATGAACCTGAAAATGGATGTGTTCGGCTTGATTGTGTAAGTAGTGCTAGTGTCGAGGCTAATCCTTATGCATATTGGTCAGACGCACAAAACGATCGCGATCCACAATCCCAGAATTTAGACAACATCTCTCAAGCATCAATCACAATATCATTTCGAGCCAAGCTAATTGTCGCAGCAGACGGTATTAACTCTACAGTCCGCAGGATACTTTATGCTGATAGCGCTACCCAAGCATTTGCCAAACCAGAATATTCTGGGTTTGCTGCCATATATTGTAGAGAAATACCTCATATACCCAACGAACTGCGATCGCATCTTGAAGAGAAATTTTTTGCAGGCTCGCCAATTTTAACAGTAGCTAACTACGATTTGGGCGATCTTACTTTTAGTGAATCTCCGAGAATGATGTTAATTAACAGACAAGGGATAGGCTATTTAGTACATATAGCTGTACCATTGGATTCTGTGCAAGGAAAATCTGGTAGCGATTTGCTTGACTTGACTTTGCAAGAGTTAGAAAAAGCTGGTTATCCTGATGAACTAAAACAATTAGTGCGATTATCTCCGCCAGAAAATATTTTTCAACGTCCGTATTACATTCATTGTGCTGCTATATCTGAGAATATTGCACCAGCCTGGAGTGCAGGACGAGTTGTATTAGTTGGTGATGCTGCACATGGTATGCCTCCTTTTATGGCTCAAGGAGCTAATCAAGGATTTGAAGATGCAATGGTAATTACAACATTAATTACTAATATTGCTCAAGCAAATCATTGGGATAACAAGCAAGCTATAGCCTCAGCCTTTAAGAAATATGAGCAACTTCGTCGCCCGTTTATGGAATATATTCAACAGGCAACATTAACACAATTTCCTAACTCGTCAAACCAAGCATGGCAAGAATATAACAAAACACTATACACAAGGAACTTTGAGCAAATAATTGTGGAATTAGTAGTATAA
- a CDS encoding pentapeptide repeat-containing protein, translating to MNADELLKNYAAGTRDFTGVNLSEANLREANLSGAILDRAILDGANLSHANLSQTSLIEADLNGADLSDANLSGSNLTGAILDGAILDGAVLDGANLSQADLTVAKLIEANLSEAELHEATLVAANLDKADLTGADLTVADLTQANLAQADLHEANLSGANLDQANLEGTILDENG from the coding sequence ATGAATGCAGATGAACTCCTGAAAAACTATGCCGCAGGCACAAGAGACTTTACTGGTGTGAACCTCAGCGAAGCAAATTTGCGAGAAGCCAATCTCAGCGGAGCAATTTTAGATAGAGCCATTTTAGATGGTGCTAATCTCAGTCATGCTAATTTAAGCCAAACTAGCTTGATTGAGGCAGACTTAAACGGCGCAGATTTAAGTGATGCTAATCTCAGTGGTAGTAATCTCACAGGAGCCATCTTAGATGGAGCCATATTAGATGGCGCTGTTTTAGATGGAGCAAATTTGAGTCAAGCTGATTTAACTGTTGCCAAACTAATTGAAGCAAATCTGAGCGAGGCGGAGTTGCATGAAGCAACATTGGTAGCTGCAAATTTAGATAAAGCCGACTTAACTGGCGCAGATTTAACTGTAGCCGACCTCACTCAGGCGAATCTTGCTCAAGCCGACTTACACGAAGCCAATTTAAGCGGCGCAAATTTAGATCAAGCTAATTTGGAAGGCACAATCTTGGATGAGAATGGTTGA
- a CDS encoding serine protease yields the protein MTRNPRFTSNDRFASHPDEQLLDAYSQAVISVVEKVSPAVVNIDVQKSPRGRSRYFQSFSPEVRGNGSGFIFTPDGYILTNAHVVEDASNIEVTLADGRSYAAELIGDDPDRDLAVIRIHAANLVAARLGDSQALKVGQLAIAIGHPYGFQTTVTTGVISALGRSFRSSSGKLIENIIQTDAALNPGNSGGPLVTSHGEVIGINTAIAISAQGICFAVPINTAKMVIPALMKGGKVRRGYIGIGGQNVQISRRIMLFHELSGDTGIFVMYVEPHSPARKAGLQEGDVIVGFNGQQLTSIEDLQKLLTPERVGVRRRVAACRETSQLTILRRNQKLFLSIVPEESP from the coding sequence ATGACCAGAAATCCGCGATTTACATCTAACGATCGTTTCGCTTCTCATCCTGATGAACAGTTACTTGATGCTTATTCTCAAGCCGTAATTAGTGTAGTAGAAAAAGTTAGTCCGGCGGTTGTCAATATTGATGTGCAAAAAAGTCCCAGAGGACGCAGCCGCTATTTTCAGAGTTTTTCGCCAGAAGTGCGCGGTAATGGTTCTGGCTTTATTTTTACACCCGATGGCTACATTTTAACTAACGCTCATGTTGTGGAAGATGCTAGCAACATTGAGGTGACACTTGCAGATGGTCGCAGCTATGCAGCAGAATTAATTGGTGATGACCCAGATAGAGATTTAGCGGTAATTAGAATTCATGCGGCAAACTTAGTAGCAGCGCGTTTGGGTGATTCGCAAGCTTTAAAAGTCGGTCAATTAGCGATCGCAATTGGTCATCCCTACGGTTTTCAAACCACTGTCACCACTGGTGTAATTAGCGCTTTGGGACGTTCGTTTAGATCTAGTTCTGGTAAATTAATTGAAAATATTATCCAAACAGACGCCGCACTTAACCCAGGTAACTCAGGCGGGCCGCTAGTCACCTCTCACGGTGAAGTTATCGGTATTAATACAGCGATCGCAATCTCTGCGCAAGGTATTTGTTTTGCTGTCCCGATTAACACTGCAAAGATGGTCATCCCAGCATTGATGAAAGGTGGTAAAGTCCGGCGTGGCTATATTGGAATTGGGGGACAGAATGTGCAGATATCCCGACGGATAATGTTATTTCATGAATTATCTGGGGATACGGGTATTTTTGTTATGTACGTTGAGCCGCATAGTCCCGCTAGGAAAGCAGGTTTGCAAGAAGGTGATGTAATTGTTGGTTTTAATGGTCAACAACTAACTAGCATTGAAGACTTGCAAAAACTTTTAACACCCGAACGAGTGGGAGTGCGTAGACGCGTAGCGGCTTGTCGTGAGACATCGCAACTGACAATTCTGCGCCGCAACCAAAAGCTATTCCTCAGCATTGTACCAGAAGAATCACCGTAG
- a CDS encoding putative transposase, whose amino-acid sequence MAGVTKVKIKESAEELHELLRKQKTALGKERIQALYLLKIKQVKTIQDLAVVLGRGSATVQRWLKVYAESGITSLVSRKKGSGRPPIINTDVREQLSKELEDPQGFKSYEEIRTWLKAVEGVEASYKVVHDTVRYQMKAKLKVPRAVGIKHQPEAEEEFKKNSHNT is encoded by the coding sequence ATGGCAGGAGTCACCAAAGTAAAAATAAAGGAGTCAGCCGAGGAATTACATGAGCTGCTAAGAAAACAAAAAACAGCATTAGGTAAAGAACGGATTCAAGCGTTGTATTTACTGAAGATAAAGCAGGTAAAGACAATACAAGATTTAGCAGTGGTATTGGGCAGAGGAAGCGCGACGGTACAAAGGTGGTTAAAAGTTTATGCAGAGTCAGGAATCACTAGTCTCGTATCAAGAAAAAAAGGTTCAGGGCGACCACCAATTATTAACACAGATGTTCGAGAGCAGCTTTCAAAGGAACTGGAAGACCCCCAGGGATTTAAAAGTTATGAAGAAATCCGAACATGGTTAAAAGCGGTAGAGGGTGTAGAAGCTTCATACAAAGTAGTACATGATACAGTGCGTTATCAAATGAAAGCGAAGCTAAAGGTGCCGCGTGCAGTAGGCATTAAACACCAACCAGAAGCGGAAGAAGAGTTTAAAAAAAACTCCCACAATACCTAG
- a CDS encoding transposase family protein, translating to MQWKRENFYLYGLVEPLTGENFIWEFSHLNAACFQIFLEKFSANYAQDIHIIQLDNGAFHFSQHLQIPENIILLFQPPHTPQVNPIERLWEEVKRYLAWESFGALDELRQFIWKRLEKLNTSTIASITGWDFILDALFESNFS from the coding sequence ATGCAATGGAAGCGAGAAAATTTTTATTTATATGGATTGGTAGAACCATTAACTGGTGAGAATTTTATTTGGGAATTCTCTCATTTAAATGCAGCTTGTTTTCAGATTTTTCTAGAAAAATTCTCGGCTAATTATGCCCAAGATATACATATTATTCAGTTAGACAATGGTGCTTTTCATTTTAGTCAACATCTTCAGATACCAGAAAATATAATTTTGTTATTTCAACCCCCACATACACCGCAAGTTAATCCAATTGAGCGATTGTGGGAGGAAGTTAAAAGATATTTGGCGTGGGAAAGTTTTGGAGCGTTGGATGAATTAAGACAATTTATCTGGAAGCGTTTGGAGAAATTAAACACATCAACCATTGCTTCTATTACAGGTTGGGACTTTATTCTTGATGCTTTATTTGAATCAAATTTTTCGTGA
- the proB gene encoding glutamate 5-kinase has product MMDLALIKLGGSLITDKDKPYTTRPEIMQQLVEEVSQIINQHPHIKLIIGNGAGSFGHQSAKKYNTIEGMSSDAEKLGFCFVHQDSIDLNRLLTKIFLQAGLPVISLPPVTMAVTQNKQLIKVDFSVIENSLEAGLIPLVFGDVVLDKAIGSTILSTDSLLTELAKYFYTQDKFKIQLINAGDYPGVYDCQGKVISQITPSNYHQIKDFLGESKSIDVTGGMFKKVEEFLSISHLGIDCWIIDGTIPGNLTNAVMGKTVQGTVIRAL; this is encoded by the coding sequence ATGATGGATTTGGCATTAATTAAACTGGGTGGTTCTTTAATTACTGATAAGGACAAACCTTATACTACTCGACCTGAAATAATGCAACAACTGGTTGAGGAAGTAAGCCAGATTATCAATCAACATCCCCATATAAAATTGATTATTGGTAACGGTGCTGGTTCGTTTGGGCATCAGTCAGCTAAAAAATACAATACCATTGAAGGCATGAGTTCTGATGCCGAAAAGCTAGGATTTTGTTTCGTCCACCAAGATTCTATCGATTTAAATCGGCTGCTGACGAAAATTTTTCTCCAAGCAGGTTTACCAGTAATTAGCTTACCACCTGTAACTATGGCAGTTACTCAAAATAAACAACTCATCAAAGTGGACTTTTCAGTTATCGAAAATAGTCTAGAAGCAGGTTTAATTCCTTTAGTATTTGGTGACGTAGTTTTAGATAAAGCAATTGGTAGCACCATTCTTTCTACCGATAGTTTATTAACAGAATTAGCCAAATATTTTTACACACAAGACAAGTTTAAAATTCAACTCATAAATGCAGGCGACTATCCAGGTGTATACGATTGCCAAGGCAAAGTAATATCTCAGATTACCCCATCTAATTATCATCAAATCAAAGATTTTTTAGGTGAAAGTAAATCTATAGATGTTACTGGCGGTATGTTCAAGAAAGTAGAAGAATTTTTATCTATCTCTCATTTAGGAATTGATTGCTGGATAATTGATGGAACTATCCCAGGTAATTTGACTAATGCTGTTATGGGTAAAACTGTTCAAGGTACGGTGATTCGAGCATTATGA